Sequence from the Phragmites australis chromosome 6, lpPhrAust1.1, whole genome shotgun sequence genome:
ACTCAGATGTTACAGGGTGAGCGAGAGAAACAAATCTTTTCACACAGGGCAGGAAAACCAGCGTTTCGATTTACAGCAAACCAAAGGGGACCAATAATTGATCCAGCGCCAAGTTTCCAAGTCCCAGATGTACTAGAAAGATCTTAGTATCCTACAAACACCTCATACTTGCGGGAAAAAAGAATTCATAGAGGCCTGGTAGAACATAGCAAGTTAATATTGACAAACCTGTTGCACATCTCTCCAACTGTGAGATTAAAAATAGCTGGCCCGCTTGCCTTAAGTGTACGCCGGAGATCACCATCAGTGAAGGTCCCAATCAAATGATGCTCGCCATCAACCACAAGTAGACACCCACAACCTTTACTGGTGAGTTCAGTGAGTTGATCCATTATCATATCTCCCTCCTTGCACAGAGGAAGCTCGTTCTGTTTTTTCATAACATCCTTAACCTGCGGGGTGTTTTTATAAGAACAATTAGTCTAAAAGACACCTCACccatagaaaaagaaaatgttagGCACGTCAAACTAACAATAACACCCATAGAAATCCAGAtggttgaagaaacaagatctaGGCTTGTTTTCACATTCTGTAACTTCCATTTCCCCCCAGTTTTGCACATGAACAAGGCGTTCATTGAAATGTGTCATGCCATGCATACCCGGGCTCACTCGTCACCGGGAGCTACGAAATTGTAGCTAACTgaacaattaaatcatcaagCAATTGACAACGCATAAAAATGATGAGACTCTTTGTTGTGTTTTATTTGCGACAATGAAAAGACTGAAAATGGCATGTGCATAAGGTCCCCTGGTCCCCCCATATGAAGAAGACCGTGACAGTTAACcctaaaaagaaacaaaatgttGGTTGGATATTAACAAAAACTATCCAATCATGAGTTCATGACAGTTAACAAGCAAATTACCAGGGCAATTCAAAGAACCAAGCCTACCGCCACAGACACGCAATGCTAAATAATCCTAATAGTAGTAAGGATCTGAGATCTGATGTTTCCCGCCGGGTGGCAGCACAAGATCATTGCAAGTTTCTAAAAAAGGTAGTATGCGGATTGCCTGTTTGTGTATGAATTAGAGGAAATAATTTACCTTGAAGATGAGTGTCTTTCCGATCTTGCCGGCGGGGTGGTTTGCGGCGTACTGGTCCCTGGAGAGGCGTCGCGCCTCCATGATGGCGGCTACGACGGTGTCCCCGAACACCATCTGAATGGCGGTGGAGGTGACGGGCGCGAGGCCGAAGGGGCACACCTCCCCCTGCAGCGGCAGGTGCACGTTGAGGTCGCACGTGGCGGCGAGCGGACAGTCAGCGCCGGACGCCGCCGAGGTGAGGGAGATGAGGTAGGCGCCCTTTGCACGCGCGCAGGGCGCGAGCGCGAGCAGTTCGTCTGACGCGCCGGACTTGGAGAGCAGCACTAGCACGTCGCCCGGGAAGAGCGCGCCGATGTCGCCGTGGAGCGCGTCGACAGGGGCGAGGAACCCGGCCCGCGTGAACCCCAGCGACGCCAGCGTCTGCGCGATCTTCCTCGCCACGATGCCCGACTTGCCGACGCCGGTGAAGAACACGGCGCCGGGTGCGTCGAGCAGGGCCTGCGCGAACGCCGCCGCCTGCGACATGTCGAGGCAGTCGAAGAAGTGGTCGAGGTGCCGCCGCTGCGCGACGAACAGCGGGGCCAGGTCCGACGCCGACACCGTCGGCCGCCTCTGCGCCGACGATGTCGCCGATGGCGGCGCGCATTGCAGCGAGGGGGGCACCGGGATGGAGCCCATGGGCGTGGCGCGCGAGGACTATTCGATGAAATGCCGCGGCGCGAGGAAGACGGGAGTGGTTCGTTCCTTGGGATCTGAGGAAACGGGTGCTGCGATGCgaaggggggaggaggaagaggcggcGTTTGCGCGTGCgtgcgagcgagcgagcgaggtGGGACAATTGAAACAAAAGGAATTCCCAACGATCAATGCTATTTATTTAGTGGCGATCCGCCGTAGGGGCGGAGGGGTCAAGCTCTTACCCCACGCGCACCTGGATGCTAGATGTAAGTGGATACCTATCAGTTTCGGATCGCTATTTAGtttatgttttacttaacttATGATATATTTGGTTTATAGATAAATTTTATCATGGTTTGTCACGTTTAAAATTGGTTAGATTTGATtagtttaaatatctatttgatTTGTAGTTATAATTGTGACAAGACTCTTCATACTATACTCAAAAAAGTATAGCATGATTTCTTTAGACGTGTCAAAGTATGATGAAGATTTTAATCGAATAAATTGAGACAagtatgataaaaaattatggTAAATAGTGGCAAGTTTAGTACATGAATCAAACAGACTCTTAATTTGATAGTAGTaaatctttaatttatttttttaattttcaactcaatgattaaaaaatacaaaatttgtaTCCCTACACGTCAAActctttttcaattttttgataTGGAAGTGAAAAAAATGAGGAAGAGAGAGCTTCGTGCTTGGAGGTCCTGAATTCGCCACTGGTAACGTGTCATGCACTTTAGAATCTGGAAGTGTAACGAACTAAACCGGGATTGTCTTCTTCCCTGCCAGGATAATTAGGAGATTTTTAGTgacatagattttttttagaccTACATAGGTACGTAGATTAGGATTGGCGAAATCATACAGCTCCGGACTCTTGTTTTGACTAGATCCGAGCTGATGCGTGCTCTGGACTGATAGGCACTCGTGCttgactgtttttttttttctcccttggAACTCCTCGTGCAATGGTCATGTTCGTGGTCCGAAGGAGGACGAGTGGGGCCCGCACGGGTCAATTTTGGTGACTCCTAAGCTAACGCTCCGCATCTGCTTCTGCACACGTCAAGGCCAACTTGGATGGAATCCAGGGTCCGTTGGTTTTGTGGACTTCCTAGCTGGTTTTGTCCGACCAAGCTGTATTTGCACGAACTTTGCTGGAATTCCTAGCTATTGAACTGCAAAATTCGCTTGTTCGGATACACTTGAGTGCACCTCAAATACTAGTCGACCATGGTTAACCTGTTCGACTAGAGTGCATGTAGCACTGGGGATTCACCGTTTGTAAATGCACACGGGGGTAATCAAAATCATTGCAAATGAAGGTTGGCGGCTTGTCACTAGATCGTTCGCAAACACACAAGCGTCAACCTGCGTCAGGCAATCGCTGCCCATCTGACACCATCAGCGTCACCCATCCTTGAAAGCAATTGCTCAACTTCGACAAGATGCCCGGACTAGTGCATGAAAACAGCACCCATACCACTTTCCAAAATTACCAAAAGTGTATTACGCTTTAGAGCATGAAGAAAAAACAAGCCAACAAACAGAAATGTAGATTCTAGAGTAAAGAAATCGTGCAACAAGGCTCAGAGCTACTATATCACAACAGGCAGCAGCTACATTGAAAAATATCTGCGCATCTCTGCTGCTCTGAAAGAAGAATACATTACTAAACCAAGAACATTCACATTACACATGCAAGTCCAGGAAATAAGCACCGAAATTCTCCAAAATCTGACCCATCAGCGCAATAAGACACAAAGGTACAGGGTTGGCTAGGCTAGAATTACCGCCTGCGCATACCCCTTCCACCACGTCCTCGCATTGCTCCTCCACCACGGCCACCCATAGCACTAGCAGCAGCGTCACCTTGCGCGCTCTCCGACTAGAGTATGGCACATTTAAAAAGTGAAGGGGTCAGATGATATGGATCATGTGCTATTTTCAACGTTAAAAACTAAGTCacagaaaaattagccatgaagAGTATGCAAAATAGAAGGCATGGTCTTTGTAAACAATAAACTTTGATATGAAAAGTTATTGCTCACGAAGTGctctagaacatatttatcATATGGTCTTTGTaaacaataaaatatttatCAAGAACATAGCACCAGCTTAATTTTAAACACACAAGGTGATTGGGTTCTTCACATCAATGTTATCATCCTATTGAACTTCACAATCTTAAGAGGTTTTATGGTGTGTCATTAAAGTGGAAGAGTGGAGTCCTTAcaagttgaaaaaaaaacttttagaGCTCATGAGCTGATTGACTTGCAAGTCTAAAGATGAAAGCATGCGAATAGTTTATCCAGATAGATAAAAGGTTCTTCCAAGTCCATTCTGTAATCATACAGCATTTGTATTACCATTTCTCCCTTATACTGATTCGAGTCTTCCAAGCATATGAGATAGATTGGATTCAATTAAGTAAGATTGCACATAAAGATGTCTAAACAACAGATCATCATGGATGTATTGCACTGGCACAATAAAATGCGAGTCTCTCCActcaagaaacaaaagaaaaggagtggAGAGCGTGGTTTTTACTATAATGAACAGTAGAGATTTGCAAGTTTCcttacaaacaaaagaaaatgagtAGAGGGAGTGTTTTTTACTATGTGGAAAGCAGACATTTGCAAGTCTCCTTACCTTTGGGTTTTTTACTGTTTCGTCAACACTAAGAATAAGGCAGGAAGCTTCAGTTGCAGCATTTATAGCATTGATCTGAACAAAAAAATGGATATCAACAGCACAACAAATTAAGAATACACGGATACTTAAATGCAAATGAAAAAAAAGCACAATTACCTTCACAAC
This genomic interval carries:
- the LOC133922644 gene encoding probable arabinose 5-phosphate isomerase, giving the protein MGSIPVPPSLQCAPPSATSSAQRRPTVSASDLAPLFVAQRRHLDHFFDCLDMSQAAAFAQALLDAPGAVFFTGVGKSGIVARKIAQTLASLGFTRAGFLAPVDALHGDIGALFPGDVLVLLSKSGASDELLALAPCARAKGAYLISLTSAASGADCPLAATCDLNVHLPLQGEVCPFGLAPVTSTAIQMVFGDTVVAAIMEARRLSRDQYAANHPAGKIGKTLIFKVKDVMKKQNELPLCKEGDMIMDQLTELTSKGCGCLLVVDGEHHLIGTFTDGDLRRTLKASGPAIFNLTVGEMCNRNPRTITAEAMAVEAMEKMESPPSPVQFLPVVDDHNVVCGIITLHGLVSAGL